One part of the Neoarius graeffei isolate fNeoGra1 chromosome 2, fNeoGra1.pri, whole genome shotgun sequence genome encodes these proteins:
- the LOC132878569 gene encoding stonustoxin subunit beta-like, producing MFTLFSLFFSFILDFCYLTLDPNTAHRRLILSEKNRAVSLSEREQRYSDHPERFDYWWQVLCKESVCGRCYWEVEWSGASGVSISVSYKDISRKGQGNECEFGLNNQSWRLRRSFFSLSFCHNSIETDLRVPSPSRIGVYVDHSAGTLSFYSVSDTMKLLHRVHTTFTQTLYAGFYLFSGSTVRLCDPE from the coding sequence atgttcacattgttcagtttgtttttctctttcattttagatttctgttatctgactctggatcccaacacggcacatcgtcgcctcattctgtctgagaagaacagagcagtGAGTctcagtgagagagagcagcgttactctgatcatccagagagatttgattactggtggcaggtgttgtgtaaggagagtgtgtgtggacgctgttactgggaggtggagtggagtggTGCTTCTGGTGTgtccatatcagtctcatataaagacatcagcaggaaaggacaGGGTAATGAGTGTGAGTTTGGActcaacaatcagtcctggagacTGCGgcgttcttttttttctctctctttctgtcacaacagcattgagactgatctcagagttccatcaccctccagaataggagtgtatgtggatcacagtgcaggaactctgtccttctacagcgtctctgacacgatgaagctcctccacagagtccacaccacattcactcagactctatacgctgggttttACTTGTTTTCTGgttctacagtgagattgtgtgatccagaataa